One part of the Arthrobacter tumbae genome encodes these proteins:
- a CDS encoding Gfo/Idh/MocA family protein, translated as MSTAPHTVPVEQQSASRPEQRERTRLVLVGTGSRAEMYVRAALGDHASSAELVAISDNNPGRVEYYLALAAELSAELSPRTTVLQFRPEELTQFIRDNGIDRVIVTTPDYTHADYIVEALEAGADVVVEKPLTIDAEGCRRICDAIERTGRDVVVTFNYRYSPRNSALKEIIQSGAIGTVTSIDFSWMLDTVHGADYFRRWHRQKENSGGLLIHKASHHFDLVNWWIDDVPERVFASGGLRFYGDSNAAGRGLTDRPGRGTIDSAAGDPFALDLREDQKLNDLYYANEHHDGYQRDQDVFAPGITIEDNLALVVDYASGATLSYSLNAHSPWEGYRVAVNGTLGRAELEVVERAAVSGSTDQKNVVDPSATPVEEDDAVRINGERLILQRHWEPAVEVPIVNGEGGHGGGDALLLTDLFEGPGEDPLGRPSGYLDGLRAVAVGIAGNASLESSLPVRITELGLGADLKADRADNGQVRRG; from the coding sequence ATGAGCACCGCCCCCCATACTGTTCCTGTGGAGCAGCAGTCCGCTTCGAGGCCGGAGCAGCGCGAGCGCACCCGCCTGGTGCTCGTCGGCACCGGCTCGCGGGCGGAAATGTATGTCCGCGCTGCCCTCGGCGATCATGCGTCCTCCGCTGAACTCGTGGCCATCAGCGACAACAACCCGGGACGGGTTGAGTACTACCTGGCTCTTGCCGCGGAACTCTCGGCGGAACTTTCGCCGAGGACAACGGTCCTGCAGTTCCGCCCGGAGGAGCTGACGCAGTTCATCCGGGACAACGGCATCGACCGCGTCATCGTGACCACGCCTGACTACACGCATGCCGATTACATCGTCGAGGCGCTGGAAGCGGGAGCGGACGTCGTCGTCGAAAAGCCGCTCACCATCGACGCCGAGGGCTGCCGCCGGATCTGCGACGCGATTGAGCGTACCGGCCGCGACGTCGTTGTGACCTTCAACTACCGGTACTCACCCCGCAACAGTGCGCTGAAGGAGATCATCCAGAGCGGCGCGATCGGCACGGTGACGTCCATCGACTTCAGCTGGATGCTGGACACCGTCCACGGCGCCGACTACTTCCGCCGCTGGCACCGGCAGAAGGAGAACTCCGGCGGTCTGCTGATCCATAAGGCGTCCCATCACTTCGACCTCGTGAACTGGTGGATCGACGACGTTCCCGAACGCGTCTTCGCCAGCGGTGGGCTGCGCTTCTACGGGGACAGCAACGCCGCCGGCCGCGGACTAACGGACCGCCCCGGGCGCGGCACCATCGACTCCGCCGCGGGGGATCCGTTCGCGCTTGACCTGCGCGAGGATCAGAAGCTGAACGACCTCTACTACGCCAACGAGCACCACGACGGGTACCAGCGTGACCAAGACGTTTTCGCCCCCGGCATCACCATCGAGGACAACCTGGCGCTCGTGGTCGACTACGCGTCCGGAGCGACGCTCAGCTACTCGCTGAACGCGCACAGCCCCTGGGAGGGCTACCGGGTCGCAGTGAACGGAACGCTGGGACGCGCGGAACTTGAAGTTGTGGAGCGGGCCGCGGTCTCCGGCAGCACGGATCAGAAGAACGTCGTCGATCCCAGTGCCACTCCGGTGGAGGAGGACGACGCCGTCCGGATCAACGGCGAACGCCTCATCCTGCAGCGCCACTGGGAACCTGCCGTCGAAGTGCCGATCGTCAACGGGGAGGGCGGCCACGGCGGCGGTGACGCGCTGCTGCTCACCGACCTTTTCGAAGGGCCCGGTGAGGACCCGCTGGGCAGGCCGTCGGGCTACCTCGACGGTCTGCGCGCCGTCGCCGTCGGTATTGCGGGCAACGCTTCACTCGAATCCTCGCTGCCCGTGCGCATCACTGAACTCGGCCTCGGAGCGGACCTCAAAGCGGACCGTGCCGACAATGGGCAGGTGCGCCGTGGCTGA
- a CDS encoding NAD-dependent epimerase/dehydratase family protein, whose translation MGRCAVAERAQTTVLVSGGSGRLGRSVVTGLAEAGYDVVSVDRTPVPDGVFPTHIRQEAADLLAAGVARSVMETHRPDAVIHLAAIAVPFSAPEDVILQTNSQLAFQVMGAATDLGVGRIITASSPTVLGYGAPAGWMPDAFPLDEQTTPKPWNAYALSKLLAEQTMRMFAAAQGDRIRYAAFRPCYVISPEEWAGAPTQQGNTVVERLDDPALSAPAIFNYVDARDVADFLDVLLQSMDRIPNAETFFVGAADALAREPLSELIPRYLPAVGALAGNLHGTTPAFSIDKARKLLGWEPKRSWRTELVKSEPATPELASAIQEAR comes from the coding sequence ATGGGCAGGTGCGCCGTGGCTGAGCGGGCGCAGACTACCGTCCTGGTCTCGGGAGGCTCCGGCCGGCTGGGCCGCAGTGTGGTGACCGGCCTCGCTGAGGCAGGGTACGACGTCGTCTCCGTGGACCGCACGCCGGTCCCCGACGGCGTGTTCCCCACTCATATCCGCCAGGAGGCGGCAGATCTGCTGGCTGCCGGCGTTGCCCGCAGCGTGATGGAAACCCACCGGCCCGACGCCGTCATCCACCTTGCCGCGATCGCTGTCCCGTTCAGTGCGCCGGAGGACGTGATTCTGCAGACCAACAGCCAACTCGCCTTCCAGGTGATGGGCGCCGCGACGGACCTCGGCGTTGGCAGGATCATCACCGCCTCAAGCCCCACGGTCCTTGGCTACGGGGCACCCGCCGGTTGGATGCCGGACGCTTTCCCACTGGATGAGCAGACCACGCCGAAGCCCTGGAACGCCTACGCGCTCTCCAAGCTGCTCGCCGAGCAGACCATGCGCATGTTCGCGGCCGCGCAGGGCGACCGGATTCGGTACGCCGCCTTCCGCCCCTGCTACGTCATCTCGCCCGAGGAATGGGCAGGTGCGCCGACCCAGCAGGGGAACACCGTCGTCGAACGCCTTGACGATCCCGCGCTGTCCGCGCCCGCGATCTTCAACTATGTGGACGCGCGGGATGTCGCGGATTTCCTCGACGTGCTGCTGCAGTCGATGGACCGGATCCCGAACGCCGAGACATTCTTCGTGGGCGCAGCCGATGCACTGGCACGCGAACCGCTGTCCGAGCTCATCCCGCGCTACCTCCCCGCGGTGGGTGCGCTCGCCGGCAACCTGCACGGAACCACCCCGGCCTTCTCCATCGACAAGGCGCGGAAGCTGCTCGGCTGGGAGCCCAAGCGAAGCTGGCGCACGGAGCTCGTGAAATCGGAGCCCGCAACACCGGAGCTTGCCTCCGCAATC